A part of Paraliobacillus zengyii genomic DNA contains:
- a CDS encoding sirohydrochlorin chelatase, with amino-acid sequence MRAVLYICHGSKNDQTNKQFQLELEQMEQYINAPIQITAFLEAEPSIIEGVTKCSEQGATEIILVPIFLLPGVHVIKDIPNEVKIAQRTFPEIPIHLGEPLGASEQLILNTQKRIVNKRLKGKEKREAVLLVSHGSRYLEASNTFTYFARELENRLLELPVFESYLNSNKPNFESELRRLLAADYEVIYLVPHFFSIGFFPEKIKQTASYVQGNQEQTEVIYVDPITFDQDIYANIKTNYNRTIIR; translated from the coding sequence ATGCGAGCAGTTCTTTATATATGCCATGGTAGTAAAAACGATCAAACGAATAAACAATTTCAATTAGAATTGGAACAGATGGAACAATACATCAATGCTCCAATCCAGATTACAGCTTTTCTTGAAGCAGAGCCATCAATTATTGAAGGTGTTACAAAATGTTCGGAGCAAGGTGCGACAGAAATTATTCTTGTGCCTATTTTTCTATTACCTGGAGTGCATGTAATAAAGGATATTCCTAATGAAGTGAAAATTGCACAACGCACATTTCCCGAGATACCTATCCATTTAGGTGAACCATTAGGTGCTAGTGAACAACTTATTTTAAATACTCAAAAGCGTATAGTAAATAAGCGTTTGAAGGGTAAAGAAAAAAGAGAAGCAGTTCTCCTTGTTTCACACGGTAGTAGGTATTTAGAAGCAAGTAATACATTTACTTATTTTGCACGTGAATTAGAAAATAGATTGCTAGAATTACCTGTCTTCGAATCTTATTTGAATTCGAACAAACCAAATTTCGAATCTGAATTAAGACGTTTATTGGCAGCTGATTATGAGGTTATTTATCTAGTGCCACACTTTTTTTCAATAGGGTTTTTCCCTGAAAAGATAAAACAAACAGCATCATATGTTCAGGGGAATCAAGAACAGACAGAAGTTATTTATGTAGATCCTATTACGTTTGATCAGGATATTTATGCAAATATCAAAACTAATTATAACAGAACAATTATCCGATAA